The sequence GCCTGAGATCAATAAACTCCTTATTCGTCCGATCACGGGGGCGAGAGATGGAGATGTTGACAATTTCCCGAATGACACCAGGACGGGGAGATAATACAACCACCCGATCCGAGAGAAACACGGCTTCATCACAACTATGCGTAACAAACAAAATAGTCTTTTTCTTTGTCTCCCAGATATCCAATAACTCACATTGCATATGATTCCGTGTTTGGGCATCCAGTGCGCCAAATGGCTCGTCCATTAAAAGAAGATCAGGATCAGTTGCAAGTGCCCGTGCAATTGCCACCCGCTGACGCATCCCGCCGGATAATTCATATGGATAACTCTGTTCAAACTGTGACAGACCAACGAGTGCGATGAACTTTTTGGCAATTTCGTTTCTCTCATCTTTCGCTATTCCCCGCATCTCAAGTCCGAAGGCAACATTACTTAAAACGCTCCTCCAGGGAAACAGCGAATATTCCTGAAATACCATCCCGACCTTCTGACCAGGACCAGTTATCAGAGAACCATCTACCCGCACCTCTCCGGAGGTTGCCGTATCCAGTCCTGCAATTATCCGGAGTAATGTTGTTTTTCCACAACCAGACGGCCCGACAAATGAAACAAACTCATCATCAGCAATAGAGAGATTGATATCAGACAGAGCAATAACCCGGTCGCCATCATCACGGACAAATTCTCTGCACAGGTGAGAGATCTCAACGCTGCCCATT comes from Methanospirillum hungatei and encodes:
- a CDS encoding ABC transporter ATP-binding protein; protein product: MGSVEISHLCREFVRDDGDRVIALSDINLSIADDEFVSFVGPSGCGKTTLLRIIAGLDTATSGEVRVDGSLITGPGQKVGMVFQEYSLFPWRSVLSNVAFGLEMRGIAKDERNEIAKKFIALVGLSQFEQSYPYELSGGMRQRVAIARALATDPDLLLMDEPFGALDAQTRNHMQCELLDIWETKKKTILFVTHSCDEAVFLSDRVVVLSPRPGVIREIVNISISRPRDRTNKEFIDLRRHLLDMIEEEEREEEKVKCKSGNL